The following proteins come from a genomic window of Salvia hispanica cultivar TCC Black 2014 chromosome 4, UniMelb_Shisp_WGS_1.0, whole genome shotgun sequence:
- the LOC125219317 gene encoding uncharacterized protein LOC125219317 isoform X7, whose amino-acid sequence MSSSNSSLLASPTQGADQSKNSIANPSMPTQHQSRGSLHVPVAILWDIENCPVPSDVRPEDVAGNIRMALRAHPLIDGVVTMFSAYGDFNAFPRRLREGCQRTGVRLIDVPNGRKDAADKAILVDMFLFALDNPPPSPIMLISGDVDFAPALHILGQRGYTVILVIPSGVGVSSALSNAGRFVWEWPSVARGEGFVPPAKGLKPPCVGTAEVTGLLKGCQVNDGVEGHNEEESIVYQGASGGCYSNTKEVPVVSQSLSEYSSSSVVKLQNPMSGRSHSPPCGFNEASAGTPVNCEQQDVMWVQPGDLVGLKLQLVKLLELFGGYLPLTRLPAEYQKMYGRPLYVSEYGAVKLVNLLKKMVGSISVEGKGQRKTVCLRNPKPESVGPTPTVILARRDKKGKSSMEDNLNIMAGTCSSDELSDEERTAIEENGGKRGGGEKFSFETTNESQAIDNLKRFRYELQDILFPSGCYRRSAYK is encoded by the exons ATGTCGAGCTCGAATTCGTCTTTGCTGGCATCGCCAACCCAAGGAGCCGATCAATCAAAGAACTCGATTGCAAATCCATCCATGCCTACTCAGCATCAGAGTCGGGGTTCCCTGCACGTGCCTGTGGCAATCCTTTGGGACATTGAGAACTGTCCCGTGCCAAGTGATGTAAGGCCCGAGGACGTGGCTGGTAACATCAGGATGGCTCTGCGGGCTCATCCTCTTATTGATGGAGTGGTCACTATGTTTTCTGCCTATGGGGATTTCAATGCTTTCCCCAGGCGGCTACGAGAAGGCTGCCAGAGAACTGGTGTCAGGCTCATTGATGTTCCAAACGGTCGAAAGGACGCTGCTGATAAGGCTATCTTAGTTGATATGTTCCTTTTTGCTCTCGATAACCCTCCACCGTCTCCCATCATGCTTATATCAGGAGATGTTGATTTTGCTCCGGCTCTTCACATTCTAGGTCAGAGAGGATACACTGTCATCCTAGTTATACCCTCTGGAGTTGGTGTCTCGTCTGCTCTGAGTAATGCTGGGAGGTTTGTTTGGGAGTGGCCTAGTGTTGCTCGTGGGGAAGGCTTTGTGCCACCCGCCAAGGGGTTGAAACCGCCTTGTGTAGGTACTGCAGAAGTTACCGGGCTTCTAAAGGGATGTCAGGTCAATGATGGTGTTGAAGGCCATAATGAAGAAGAATCAATAGTGTATCAGGGAGCTTCAGGAGGCTGTTATAGTAATACGAAAGAAGTTCCAGTCGTGTCACAGTCTCTATCtgaatatagtagtagttcAGTAGTAAAGCTCCAAAATCCCATGAGTGGAAGATCACACAGTCCTCCATGTGGATTTAACGAAGCTTCAGCGGGAACACCTGTTAATTGTGAGCAACAAGACGTGATGTGGGTGCAGCCGGGAGATCTCGTTGGTTTGAAGTtacaattggtaaagttaCTTGAATTGTTCGGTGGCTATTTGCCCTTAACTCGTCTTCCAGCAGAGTACCAGAAGATGTACGGCCGGCCTCTGTATGTTTCTGAATATGGTGCTGTTAAACTCGTAAATCTCCTGAAAAAGATGGTTGGTTCAATCAGTGTCGAGGGGAAGGGACAGAGGAAGACTGTCTGCCTCCGTAACCCAAAGCCCGAATCAGTTGGTCCTACGCCCACAGTGATTTTAGCTAGGCGGGATAAGAAAGGAAAATCGTCCATGGAAGATAACCTTAACATAATGGCTGGAACTTGTTCTTCAGATGAGTTGTCAGATGAGGAAAGGACGGCTATTGAGGAAAACGGTGGTAAGAGGGGAGGAGGAGAGAAATTTAGCTTTGAGACTACAAATGAGTCACAGGCTATTGATAACCTTAAAAGGTTTAGATACGAGCTTCAAGACATCTTG TTTCCCTCCGGCTGCTATCGGAGAAGTGCATACAAGTGA
- the LOC125219317 gene encoding uncharacterized protein LOC125219317 isoform X5, producing the protein MSSSNSSLLASPTQGADQSKNSIANPSMPTQHQSRGSLHVPVAILWDIENCPVPSDVRPEDVAGNIRMALRAHPLIDGVVTMFSAYGDFNAFPRRLREGCQRTGVRLIDVPNGRKDAADKAILVDMFLFALDNPPPSPIMLISGDVDFAPALHILGQRGYTVILVIPSGVGVSSALSNAGRFVWEWPSVARGEGFVPPAKGLKPPCVGTAEVTGLLKGCQVNDGVEGHNEEESIVYQGASGGCYSNTKEVPVVSQSLSEYSSSSVVKLQNPMSGRSHSPPCGFNEASAGTPVNCEQQDVMWVQPGDLVGLKLQLVKLLELFGGYLPLTRLPAEYQKMYGRPLYVSEYGAVKLVNLLKKMVGSISVEGKGQRKTVCLRNPKPESVGPTPTVILARRDKKGKSSMEDNLNIMAGTCSSDELSDEERTAIEENGGKRGGGEKFSFETTNESQAIDNLKRFRYELQDILITNLLGSHLVSLRLLSEKCIQVNSGGILTPEK; encoded by the exons ATGTCGAGCTCGAATTCGTCTTTGCTGGCATCGCCAACCCAAGGAGCCGATCAATCAAAGAACTCGATTGCAAATCCATCCATGCCTACTCAGCATCAGAGTCGGGGTTCCCTGCACGTGCCTGTGGCAATCCTTTGGGACATTGAGAACTGTCCCGTGCCAAGTGATGTAAGGCCCGAGGACGTGGCTGGTAACATCAGGATGGCTCTGCGGGCTCATCCTCTTATTGATGGAGTGGTCACTATGTTTTCTGCCTATGGGGATTTCAATGCTTTCCCCAGGCGGCTACGAGAAGGCTGCCAGAGAACTGGTGTCAGGCTCATTGATGTTCCAAACGGTCGAAAGGACGCTGCTGATAAGGCTATCTTAGTTGATATGTTCCTTTTTGCTCTCGATAACCCTCCACCGTCTCCCATCATGCTTATATCAGGAGATGTTGATTTTGCTCCGGCTCTTCACATTCTAGGTCAGAGAGGATACACTGTCATCCTAGTTATACCCTCTGGAGTTGGTGTCTCGTCTGCTCTGAGTAATGCTGGGAGGTTTGTTTGGGAGTGGCCTAGTGTTGCTCGTGGGGAAGGCTTTGTGCCACCCGCCAAGGGGTTGAAACCGCCTTGTGTAGGTACTGCAGAAGTTACCGGGCTTCTAAAGGGATGTCAGGTCAATGATGGTGTTGAAGGCCATAATGAAGAAGAATCAATAGTGTATCAGGGAGCTTCAGGAGGCTGTTATAGTAATACGAAAGAAGTTCCAGTCGTGTCACAGTCTCTATCtgaatatagtagtagttcAGTAGTAAAGCTCCAAAATCCCATGAGTGGAAGATCACACAGTCCTCCATGTGGATTTAACGAAGCTTCAGCGGGAACACCTGTTAATTGTGAGCAACAAGACGTGATGTGGGTGCAGCCGGGAGATCTCGTTGGTTTGAAGTtacaattggtaaagttaCTTGAATTGTTCGGTGGCTATTTGCCCTTAACTCGTCTTCCAGCAGAGTACCAGAAGATGTACGGCCGGCCTCTGTATGTTTCTGAATATGGTGCTGTTAAACTCGTAAATCTCCTGAAAAAGATGGTTGGTTCAATCAGTGTCGAGGGGAAGGGACAGAGGAAGACTGTCTGCCTCCGTAACCCAAAGCCCGAATCAGTTGGTCCTACGCCCACAGTGATTTTAGCTAGGCGGGATAAGAAAGGAAAATCGTCCATGGAAGATAACCTTAACATAATGGCTGGAACTTGTTCTTCAGATGAGTTGTCAGATGAGGAAAGGACGGCTATTGAGGAAAACGGTGGTAAGAGGGGAGGAGGAGAGAAATTTAGCTTTGAGACTACAAATGAGTCACAGGCTATTGATAACCTTAAAAGGTTTAGATACGAGCTTCAAGACATCTTG ATTACTAATCTATTAGGGTCACACCTAGTTTCCCTCCGGCTGCTATCGGAGAAGTGCATACAAGTGAATAGTGGCGGCATATTGACACCGG AGAAATGA
- the LOC125219317 gene encoding uncharacterized protein LOC125219317 isoform X6, which translates to MSSSNSSLLASPTQGADQSKNSIANPSMPTQHQSRGSLHVPVAILWDIENCPVPSDVRPEDVAGNIRMALRAHPLIDGVVTMFSAYGDFNAFPRRLREGCQRTGVRLIDVPNGRKDAADKAILVDMFLFALDNPPPSPIMLISGDVDFAPALHILGQRGYTVILVIPSGVGVSSALSNAGRFVWEWPSVARGEGFVPPAKGLKPPCVGTAEVTGLLKGCQVNDGVEGHNEEESIVYQGASGGCYSNTKEVPVVSQSLSEYSSSSVVKLQNPMSGRSHSPPCGFNEASAGTPVNCEQQDVMWVQPGDLVGLKLQLVKLLELFGGYLPLTRLPAEYQKMYGRPLYVSEYGAVKLVNLLKKMVGSISVEGKGQRKTVCLRNPKPESVGPTPTVILARRDKKGKSSMEDNLNIMAGTCSSDELSDEERTAIEENGGKRGGGEKFSFETTNESQAIDNLKRFRYELQDILVDPFPSGCYRRSAYK; encoded by the exons ATGTCGAGCTCGAATTCGTCTTTGCTGGCATCGCCAACCCAAGGAGCCGATCAATCAAAGAACTCGATTGCAAATCCATCCATGCCTACTCAGCATCAGAGTCGGGGTTCCCTGCACGTGCCTGTGGCAATCCTTTGGGACATTGAGAACTGTCCCGTGCCAAGTGATGTAAGGCCCGAGGACGTGGCTGGTAACATCAGGATGGCTCTGCGGGCTCATCCTCTTATTGATGGAGTGGTCACTATGTTTTCTGCCTATGGGGATTTCAATGCTTTCCCCAGGCGGCTACGAGAAGGCTGCCAGAGAACTGGTGTCAGGCTCATTGATGTTCCAAACGGTCGAAAGGACGCTGCTGATAAGGCTATCTTAGTTGATATGTTCCTTTTTGCTCTCGATAACCCTCCACCGTCTCCCATCATGCTTATATCAGGAGATGTTGATTTTGCTCCGGCTCTTCACATTCTAGGTCAGAGAGGATACACTGTCATCCTAGTTATACCCTCTGGAGTTGGTGTCTCGTCTGCTCTGAGTAATGCTGGGAGGTTTGTTTGGGAGTGGCCTAGTGTTGCTCGTGGGGAAGGCTTTGTGCCACCCGCCAAGGGGTTGAAACCGCCTTGTGTAGGTACTGCAGAAGTTACCGGGCTTCTAAAGGGATGTCAGGTCAATGATGGTGTTGAAGGCCATAATGAAGAAGAATCAATAGTGTATCAGGGAGCTTCAGGAGGCTGTTATAGTAATACGAAAGAAGTTCCAGTCGTGTCACAGTCTCTATCtgaatatagtagtagttcAGTAGTAAAGCTCCAAAATCCCATGAGTGGAAGATCACACAGTCCTCCATGTGGATTTAACGAAGCTTCAGCGGGAACACCTGTTAATTGTGAGCAACAAGACGTGATGTGGGTGCAGCCGGGAGATCTCGTTGGTTTGAAGTtacaattggtaaagttaCTTGAATTGTTCGGTGGCTATTTGCCCTTAACTCGTCTTCCAGCAGAGTACCAGAAGATGTACGGCCGGCCTCTGTATGTTTCTGAATATGGTGCTGTTAAACTCGTAAATCTCCTGAAAAAGATGGTTGGTTCAATCAGTGTCGAGGGGAAGGGACAGAGGAAGACTGTCTGCCTCCGTAACCCAAAGCCCGAATCAGTTGGTCCTACGCCCACAGTGATTTTAGCTAGGCGGGATAAGAAAGGAAAATCGTCCATGGAAGATAACCTTAACATAATGGCTGGAACTTGTTCTTCAGATGAGTTGTCAGATGAGGAAAGGACGGCTATTGAGGAAAACGGTGGTAAGAGGGGAGGAGGAGAGAAATTTAGCTTTGAGACTACAAATGAGTCACAGGCTATTGATAACCTTAAAAGGTTTAGATACGAGCTTCAAGACATCTTG GTGGATCCG TTTCCCTCCGGCTGCTATCGGAGAAGTGCATACAAGTGA
- the LOC125219317 gene encoding uncharacterized protein LOC125219317 isoform X3 encodes MSSSNSSLLASPTQGADQSKNSIANPSMPTQHQSRGSLHVPVAILWDIENCPVPSDVRPEDVAGNIRMALRAHPLIDGVVTMFSAYGDFNAFPRRLREGCQRTGVRLIDVPNGRKDAADKAILVDMFLFALDNPPPSPIMLISGDVDFAPALHILGQRGYTVILVIPSGVGVSSALSNAGRFVWEWPSVARGEGFVPPAKGLKPPCVGTAEVTGLLKGCQVNDGVEGHNEEESIVYQGASGGCYSNTKEVPVVSQSLSEYSSSSVVKLQNPMSGRSHSPPCGFNEASAGTPVNCEQQDVMWVQPGDLVGLKLQLVKLLELFGGYLPLTRLPAEYQKMYGRPLYVSEYGAVKLVNLLKKMVGSISVEGKGQRKTVCLRNPKPESVGPTPTVILARRDKKGKSSMEDNLNIMAGTCSSDELSDEERTAIEENGGKRGGGEKFSFETTNESQAIDNLKRFRYELQDILVSYSCQIFLQSFETIYHQRYKRQLDYTNFGVSHLGELLDKVRDIVVVQVDPVSKREFMIANGA; translated from the coding sequence ATGTCGAGCTCGAATTCGTCTTTGCTGGCATCGCCAACCCAAGGAGCCGATCAATCAAAGAACTCGATTGCAAATCCATCCATGCCTACTCAGCATCAGAGTCGGGGTTCCCTGCACGTGCCTGTGGCAATCCTTTGGGACATTGAGAACTGTCCCGTGCCAAGTGATGTAAGGCCCGAGGACGTGGCTGGTAACATCAGGATGGCTCTGCGGGCTCATCCTCTTATTGATGGAGTGGTCACTATGTTTTCTGCCTATGGGGATTTCAATGCTTTCCCCAGGCGGCTACGAGAAGGCTGCCAGAGAACTGGTGTCAGGCTCATTGATGTTCCAAACGGTCGAAAGGACGCTGCTGATAAGGCTATCTTAGTTGATATGTTCCTTTTTGCTCTCGATAACCCTCCACCGTCTCCCATCATGCTTATATCAGGAGATGTTGATTTTGCTCCGGCTCTTCACATTCTAGGTCAGAGAGGATACACTGTCATCCTAGTTATACCCTCTGGAGTTGGTGTCTCGTCTGCTCTGAGTAATGCTGGGAGGTTTGTTTGGGAGTGGCCTAGTGTTGCTCGTGGGGAAGGCTTTGTGCCACCCGCCAAGGGGTTGAAACCGCCTTGTGTAGGTACTGCAGAAGTTACCGGGCTTCTAAAGGGATGTCAGGTCAATGATGGTGTTGAAGGCCATAATGAAGAAGAATCAATAGTGTATCAGGGAGCTTCAGGAGGCTGTTATAGTAATACGAAAGAAGTTCCAGTCGTGTCACAGTCTCTATCtgaatatagtagtagttcAGTAGTAAAGCTCCAAAATCCCATGAGTGGAAGATCACACAGTCCTCCATGTGGATTTAACGAAGCTTCAGCGGGAACACCTGTTAATTGTGAGCAACAAGACGTGATGTGGGTGCAGCCGGGAGATCTCGTTGGTTTGAAGTtacaattggtaaagttaCTTGAATTGTTCGGTGGCTATTTGCCCTTAACTCGTCTTCCAGCAGAGTACCAGAAGATGTACGGCCGGCCTCTGTATGTTTCTGAATATGGTGCTGTTAAACTCGTAAATCTCCTGAAAAAGATGGTTGGTTCAATCAGTGTCGAGGGGAAGGGACAGAGGAAGACTGTCTGCCTCCGTAACCCAAAGCCCGAATCAGTTGGTCCTACGCCCACAGTGATTTTAGCTAGGCGGGATAAGAAAGGAAAATCGTCCATGGAAGATAACCTTAACATAATGGCTGGAACTTGTTCTTCAGATGAGTTGTCAGATGAGGAAAGGACGGCTATTGAGGAAAACGGTGGTAAGAGGGGAGGAGGAGAGAAATTTAGCTTTGAGACTACAAATGAGTCACAGGCTATTGATAACCTTAAAAGGTTTAGATACGAGCTTCAAGACATCTTGGTAAGCTACTCTTgtcaaatttttcttcaaagCTTTGAGACAATATATCATCAACGATACAAAAGACAACTCGATTATACGAACTTTGGAGTGAGCCATCTAGGAGAGCTTCTTGATAAGGTGAGAGATATCGTGGTGGTGCAGGTGGATCCGGTAAGTAAAAGGGAATTTATGATTGCTAATGGTGCATAG
- the LOC125219317 gene encoding uncharacterized protein LOC125219317 isoform X1, whose amino-acid sequence MSSSNSSLLASPTQGADQSKNSIANPSMPTQHQSRGSLHVPVAILWDIENCPVPSDVRPEDVAGNIRMALRAHPLIDGVVTMFSAYGDFNAFPRRLREGCQRTGVRLIDVPNGRKDAADKAILVDMFLFALDNPPPSPIMLISGDVDFAPALHILGQRGYTVILVIPSGVGVSSALSNAGRFVWEWPSVARGEGFVPPAKGLKPPCVGTAEVTGLLKGCQVNDGVEGHNEEESIVYQGASGGCYSNTKEVPVVSQSLSEYSSSSVVKLQNPMSGRSHSPPCGFNEASAGTPVNCEQQDVMWVQPGDLVGLKLQLVKLLELFGGYLPLTRLPAEYQKMYGRPLYVSEYGAVKLVNLLKKMVGSISVEGKGQRKTVCLRNPKPESVGPTPTVILARRDKKGKSSMEDNLNIMAGTCSSDELSDEERTAIEENGGKRGGGEKFSFETTNESQAIDNLKRFRYELQDILVSYSCQIFLQSFETIYHQRYKRQLDYTNFGVSHLGELLDKVRDIVVVQVDPITNLLGSHLVSLRLLSEKCIQVNSGGILTPEK is encoded by the exons ATGTCGAGCTCGAATTCGTCTTTGCTGGCATCGCCAACCCAAGGAGCCGATCAATCAAAGAACTCGATTGCAAATCCATCCATGCCTACTCAGCATCAGAGTCGGGGTTCCCTGCACGTGCCTGTGGCAATCCTTTGGGACATTGAGAACTGTCCCGTGCCAAGTGATGTAAGGCCCGAGGACGTGGCTGGTAACATCAGGATGGCTCTGCGGGCTCATCCTCTTATTGATGGAGTGGTCACTATGTTTTCTGCCTATGGGGATTTCAATGCTTTCCCCAGGCGGCTACGAGAAGGCTGCCAGAGAACTGGTGTCAGGCTCATTGATGTTCCAAACGGTCGAAAGGACGCTGCTGATAAGGCTATCTTAGTTGATATGTTCCTTTTTGCTCTCGATAACCCTCCACCGTCTCCCATCATGCTTATATCAGGAGATGTTGATTTTGCTCCGGCTCTTCACATTCTAGGTCAGAGAGGATACACTGTCATCCTAGTTATACCCTCTGGAGTTGGTGTCTCGTCTGCTCTGAGTAATGCTGGGAGGTTTGTTTGGGAGTGGCCTAGTGTTGCTCGTGGGGAAGGCTTTGTGCCACCCGCCAAGGGGTTGAAACCGCCTTGTGTAGGTACTGCAGAAGTTACCGGGCTTCTAAAGGGATGTCAGGTCAATGATGGTGTTGAAGGCCATAATGAAGAAGAATCAATAGTGTATCAGGGAGCTTCAGGAGGCTGTTATAGTAATACGAAAGAAGTTCCAGTCGTGTCACAGTCTCTATCtgaatatagtagtagttcAGTAGTAAAGCTCCAAAATCCCATGAGTGGAAGATCACACAGTCCTCCATGTGGATTTAACGAAGCTTCAGCGGGAACACCTGTTAATTGTGAGCAACAAGACGTGATGTGGGTGCAGCCGGGAGATCTCGTTGGTTTGAAGTtacaattggtaaagttaCTTGAATTGTTCGGTGGCTATTTGCCCTTAACTCGTCTTCCAGCAGAGTACCAGAAGATGTACGGCCGGCCTCTGTATGTTTCTGAATATGGTGCTGTTAAACTCGTAAATCTCCTGAAAAAGATGGTTGGTTCAATCAGTGTCGAGGGGAAGGGACAGAGGAAGACTGTCTGCCTCCGTAACCCAAAGCCCGAATCAGTTGGTCCTACGCCCACAGTGATTTTAGCTAGGCGGGATAAGAAAGGAAAATCGTCCATGGAAGATAACCTTAACATAATGGCTGGAACTTGTTCTTCAGATGAGTTGTCAGATGAGGAAAGGACGGCTATTGAGGAAAACGGTGGTAAGAGGGGAGGAGGAGAGAAATTTAGCTTTGAGACTACAAATGAGTCACAGGCTATTGATAACCTTAAAAGGTTTAGATACGAGCTTCAAGACATCTTGGTAAGCTACTCTTgtcaaatttttcttcaaagCTTTGAGACAATATATCATCAACGATACAAAAGACAACTCGATTATACGAACTTTGGAGTGAGCCATCTAGGAGAGCTTCTTGATAAGGTGAGAGATATCGTGGTGGTGCAGGTGGATCCG ATTACTAATCTATTAGGGTCACACCTAGTTTCCCTCCGGCTGCTATCGGAGAAGTGCATACAAGTGAATAGTGGCGGCATATTGACACCGG AGAAATGA
- the LOC125219317 gene encoding uncharacterized protein LOC125219317 isoform X4, whose protein sequence is MSSSNSSLLASPTQGADQSKNSIANPSMPTQHQSRGSLHVPVAILWDIENCPVPSDVRPEDVAGNIRMALRAHPLIDGVVTMFSAYGDFNAFPRRLREGCQRTGVRLIDVPNGRKDAADKAILVDMFLFALDNPPPSPIMLISGDVDFAPALHILGQRGYTVILVIPSGVGVSSALSNAGRFVWEWPSVARGEGFVPPAKGLKPPCVGTAEVTGLLKGCQVNDGVEGHNEEESIVYQGASGGCYSNTKEVPVVSQSLSEYSSSSVVKLQNPMSGRSHSPPCGFNEASAGTPVNCEQQDVMWVQPGDLVGLKLQLVKLLELFGGYLPLTRLPAEYQKMYGRPLYVSEYGAVKLVNLLKKMVGSISVEGKGQRKTVCLRNPKPESVGPTPTVILARRDKKGKSSMEDNLNIMAGTCSSDELSDEERTAIEENGGKRGGGEKFSFETTNESQAIDNLKRFRYELQDILVDPITNLLGSHLVSLRLLSEKCIQVNSGGILTPEK, encoded by the exons ATGTCGAGCTCGAATTCGTCTTTGCTGGCATCGCCAACCCAAGGAGCCGATCAATCAAAGAACTCGATTGCAAATCCATCCATGCCTACTCAGCATCAGAGTCGGGGTTCCCTGCACGTGCCTGTGGCAATCCTTTGGGACATTGAGAACTGTCCCGTGCCAAGTGATGTAAGGCCCGAGGACGTGGCTGGTAACATCAGGATGGCTCTGCGGGCTCATCCTCTTATTGATGGAGTGGTCACTATGTTTTCTGCCTATGGGGATTTCAATGCTTTCCCCAGGCGGCTACGAGAAGGCTGCCAGAGAACTGGTGTCAGGCTCATTGATGTTCCAAACGGTCGAAAGGACGCTGCTGATAAGGCTATCTTAGTTGATATGTTCCTTTTTGCTCTCGATAACCCTCCACCGTCTCCCATCATGCTTATATCAGGAGATGTTGATTTTGCTCCGGCTCTTCACATTCTAGGTCAGAGAGGATACACTGTCATCCTAGTTATACCCTCTGGAGTTGGTGTCTCGTCTGCTCTGAGTAATGCTGGGAGGTTTGTTTGGGAGTGGCCTAGTGTTGCTCGTGGGGAAGGCTTTGTGCCACCCGCCAAGGGGTTGAAACCGCCTTGTGTAGGTACTGCAGAAGTTACCGGGCTTCTAAAGGGATGTCAGGTCAATGATGGTGTTGAAGGCCATAATGAAGAAGAATCAATAGTGTATCAGGGAGCTTCAGGAGGCTGTTATAGTAATACGAAAGAAGTTCCAGTCGTGTCACAGTCTCTATCtgaatatagtagtagttcAGTAGTAAAGCTCCAAAATCCCATGAGTGGAAGATCACACAGTCCTCCATGTGGATTTAACGAAGCTTCAGCGGGAACACCTGTTAATTGTGAGCAACAAGACGTGATGTGGGTGCAGCCGGGAGATCTCGTTGGTTTGAAGTtacaattggtaaagttaCTTGAATTGTTCGGTGGCTATTTGCCCTTAACTCGTCTTCCAGCAGAGTACCAGAAGATGTACGGCCGGCCTCTGTATGTTTCTGAATATGGTGCTGTTAAACTCGTAAATCTCCTGAAAAAGATGGTTGGTTCAATCAGTGTCGAGGGGAAGGGACAGAGGAAGACTGTCTGCCTCCGTAACCCAAAGCCCGAATCAGTTGGTCCTACGCCCACAGTGATTTTAGCTAGGCGGGATAAGAAAGGAAAATCGTCCATGGAAGATAACCTTAACATAATGGCTGGAACTTGTTCTTCAGATGAGTTGTCAGATGAGGAAAGGACGGCTATTGAGGAAAACGGTGGTAAGAGGGGAGGAGGAGAGAAATTTAGCTTTGAGACTACAAATGAGTCACAGGCTATTGATAACCTTAAAAGGTTTAGATACGAGCTTCAAGACATCTTG GTGGATCCG ATTACTAATCTATTAGGGTCACACCTAGTTTCCCTCCGGCTGCTATCGGAGAAGTGCATACAAGTGAATAGTGGCGGCATATTGACACCGG AGAAATGA
- the LOC125219317 gene encoding uncharacterized protein LOC125219317 isoform X2 codes for MSSSNSSLLASPTQGADQSKNSIANPSMPTQHQSRGSLHVPVAILWDIENCPVPSDVRPEDVAGNIRMALRAHPLIDGVVTMFSAYGDFNAFPRRLREGCQRTGVRLIDVPNGRKDAADKAILVDMFLFALDNPPPSPIMLISGDVDFAPALHILGQRGYTVILVIPSGVGVSSALSNAGRFVWEWPSVARGEGFVPPAKGLKPPCVGTAEVTGLLKGCQVNDGVEGHNEEESIVYQGASGGCYSNTKEVPVVSQSLSEYSSSSVVKLQNPMSGRSHSPPCGFNEASAGTPVNCEQQDVMWVQPGDLVGLKLQLVKLLELFGGYLPLTRLPAEYQKMYGRPLYVSEYGAVKLVNLLKKMVGSISVEGKGQRKTVCLRNPKPESVGPTPTVILARRDKKGKSSMEDNLNIMAGTCSSDELSDEERTAIEENGGKRGGGEKFSFETTNESQAIDNLKRFRYELQDILVSYSCQIFLQSFETIYHQRYKRQLDYTNFGVSHLGELLDKVRDIVVVQVDPFPSGCYRRSAYK; via the exons ATGTCGAGCTCGAATTCGTCTTTGCTGGCATCGCCAACCCAAGGAGCCGATCAATCAAAGAACTCGATTGCAAATCCATCCATGCCTACTCAGCATCAGAGTCGGGGTTCCCTGCACGTGCCTGTGGCAATCCTTTGGGACATTGAGAACTGTCCCGTGCCAAGTGATGTAAGGCCCGAGGACGTGGCTGGTAACATCAGGATGGCTCTGCGGGCTCATCCTCTTATTGATGGAGTGGTCACTATGTTTTCTGCCTATGGGGATTTCAATGCTTTCCCCAGGCGGCTACGAGAAGGCTGCCAGAGAACTGGTGTCAGGCTCATTGATGTTCCAAACGGTCGAAAGGACGCTGCTGATAAGGCTATCTTAGTTGATATGTTCCTTTTTGCTCTCGATAACCCTCCACCGTCTCCCATCATGCTTATATCAGGAGATGTTGATTTTGCTCCGGCTCTTCACATTCTAGGTCAGAGAGGATACACTGTCATCCTAGTTATACCCTCTGGAGTTGGTGTCTCGTCTGCTCTGAGTAATGCTGGGAGGTTTGTTTGGGAGTGGCCTAGTGTTGCTCGTGGGGAAGGCTTTGTGCCACCCGCCAAGGGGTTGAAACCGCCTTGTGTAGGTACTGCAGAAGTTACCGGGCTTCTAAAGGGATGTCAGGTCAATGATGGTGTTGAAGGCCATAATGAAGAAGAATCAATAGTGTATCAGGGAGCTTCAGGAGGCTGTTATAGTAATACGAAAGAAGTTCCAGTCGTGTCACAGTCTCTATCtgaatatagtagtagttcAGTAGTAAAGCTCCAAAATCCCATGAGTGGAAGATCACACAGTCCTCCATGTGGATTTAACGAAGCTTCAGCGGGAACACCTGTTAATTGTGAGCAACAAGACGTGATGTGGGTGCAGCCGGGAGATCTCGTTGGTTTGAAGTtacaattggtaaagttaCTTGAATTGTTCGGTGGCTATTTGCCCTTAACTCGTCTTCCAGCAGAGTACCAGAAGATGTACGGCCGGCCTCTGTATGTTTCTGAATATGGTGCTGTTAAACTCGTAAATCTCCTGAAAAAGATGGTTGGTTCAATCAGTGTCGAGGGGAAGGGACAGAGGAAGACTGTCTGCCTCCGTAACCCAAAGCCCGAATCAGTTGGTCCTACGCCCACAGTGATTTTAGCTAGGCGGGATAAGAAAGGAAAATCGTCCATGGAAGATAACCTTAACATAATGGCTGGAACTTGTTCTTCAGATGAGTTGTCAGATGAGGAAAGGACGGCTATTGAGGAAAACGGTGGTAAGAGGGGAGGAGGAGAGAAATTTAGCTTTGAGACTACAAATGAGTCACAGGCTATTGATAACCTTAAAAGGTTTAGATACGAGCTTCAAGACATCTTGGTAAGCTACTCTTgtcaaatttttcttcaaagCTTTGAGACAATATATCATCAACGATACAAAAGACAACTCGATTATACGAACTTTGGAGTGAGCCATCTAGGAGAGCTTCTTGATAAGGTGAGAGATATCGTGGTGGTGCAGGTGGATCCG TTTCCCTCCGGCTGCTATCGGAGAAGTGCATACAAGTGA